The following are from one region of the Vanessa cardui chromosome 3, ilVanCard2.1, whole genome shotgun sequence genome:
- the LOC124543895 gene encoding uncharacterized protein LOC124543895 codes for MYLSLLITFICFSGEAFSSSLFSPCKKNDFTCIENTVNDALPKIFDGIPELGIDKSDPQFVSVIAADLSALKYTFFNSTIYGFKSCKMSNFKINDDLTKVNCEVHCDSLMMNGLYEIKGQLITIPIEGKGDYEFEGASFHVDFDIKLDKVKGSDGQTHFFIRKITFKSKPLTPIKFNFRNLFDGKNDLAAVVKKFAQENWLEITLLLQDPIWEASLDQLKGVMNKYLTTFAIDDTILN; via the exons ATGTATCTCTCAttgttaataacttttatttgtttttccgGTGAAGCATTCTCAA GCAGTCTTTTTTCCCCGTGCAAAAAGAACGACTTTACTTGCATAGAGAACACAGTGAATGATGCATTACCGAAAATATTTGATGGAATTCCAGAGCTTGGGATCGACAAATCTGACCCACAATTCGTTTCCGTTATTGCCGCAGATCTCTCTGctttaaaatatacgtttttcAACAGCACTATATATGGATTTAAAAGCTGtaaaatgtcaaattttaa aatcaACGATGACCTAACAAAAGTAAACTGTGAAGTGCACTGTGATTCTCTTATGATGAATggattatatgaaattaaaggACAACTTATCACAATACCCATAGAAGGGAAAGGGGATTACGAATTTGAAGGAG CAAGTTTCCACGTCGACTTTGACATCAAATTGGATAAAGTAAAGGGAAGTGATGGACAAACACATTtctttattagaaaaataacgTTCAAATCCAAGCCGCTTACTCCAATCAAATTTAACTTTAGAAACTTATTCGATGGCAAGAACGATTTGg CGGCAGTCGTCAAGAAGTTTGCTCAAGAGAATTGGCTGGAAATCACATTGCTACTTCAAGACCCAATCTGGGAAGCTTCTTTGGACCAGTTGAAAGGCGTTATGAACAAATATCTTACAACATTTGCGATTGATGAtactattttaaactaa